Proteins co-encoded in one Pocillopora verrucosa isolate sample1 chromosome 1, ASM3666991v2, whole genome shotgun sequence genomic window:
- the LOC131788749 gene encoding rho-related BTB domain-containing protein 1-like yields the protein MDEVDYDQELPRELIKCVLVGDTGVGKTRLICAQALGVGIPAPQQETKQHIHFPTVFAIDQYHVSQEIRERANFRVDGVDVALRLWDTFGDHEFNRKFAYQNAHVVLLCFALNSPNSFKNVNAVWYSEIKKYCPRTPIILVGMQSDWRMYGKETTVNSNRSLSKRMRECSLVTPDMGRQVAKEIGATYYETSVVTMWGIHHVFENAIRVALINRRQMRFWSSQLKGIQNPQLQPPYLPEKPDPPKVTVPPSIFKENIKELLDGGMCADVEFQVRGQTIKAHRAILCTAAPTFAKLFSLNEEKLFKGLSTREKLVLQDALVFGERGSLPRGFVALDSYNDIWDNEEQSSMVQVTVENSLTYRNFMYILEFLYSGNIPLDACTEELKDAARNLQLCNLVSYIANVMNNMEYMNTEIHSKMVREMSSSAKKLVNSEMFSDIVFRIEGRIVMAHKAFLVAQCEMMAAMFMTGHFKESGVQVVEFKDTNFEAFLSVLEYLYTGQCLSLSVDDIVSVLALANFFCLPRLVALCEQHIVKELQVAIATNEMAVAEDIVGYLLEAQIHNASQLEAWCIYYIATHYNAVCRHCPKHVKNLDSSTLKGIEKKRWPPAWYILEADWYEKATKELETEKAAEKLRKSHKHIRHKRKCSCL from the exons atggACGAAGTCGACTATGATCAGGAGCTTCCTCGTGAGCTCATCAAGTGTGTCTTAGTTGGAGATACTGGTGTTGGAAAGACACGCCTTATTTGTGCACAAGCTCTTGGAGTTGGTATCCCTGCACCccaacaagaaacaaagcaacataTACATTTTCCGACGGTTTTTGCAATTGATCAGTATCATGTGTCTCAAGAAATAAGGGAGCGTGCGAACTTCCGAGTTGATGGAGTCGATGTGGCATTGAGACTGTGGGATACATTTGGTGATCATGAGTTTAACCGCAAATTTGCATATCAGAATGCTCATGTTGTATTGCTCTGTTTTGCTTTAAATTCCCCCAACAGTTTCAAGAATGTCAATGCTGTGTGGtacagtgaaataaaaaagtattGTCCCAGAACCCCTATCATTCTGGTTGGTATGCAATCTGATTGGCGTATGTATGGCAAAGAGACCACAGTGAACTCCAACAGAAGTTTGTCAAAGCGGATGCGAGAGTGTTCCCTTGTGACACCAGACATGGGTCGCCAAGTGGCAAAAGAGATTGGTGCAACTTACTATGAGACAAGTGTTGTAACAATGTGGGGCATCCATCATGTGTTTGAAAATGCAATTCGTGTGGCACTTATCAACAGGCGACAGATGAGATTCTGGTCATCTCAACTGAAAGGGATCCAGAATCCACAGCTTCAACCCCCTTACTTGCCAGAAAAACCTGATCCTCCCAAAGTCACTGTGCCACCCTCCATCTTTAAGGAAAACATCAAGGAATTACTTGATGGTGGCATGTGTGCAGATGTAGAATTTCAAGTTCGTGGTCAGACCATCAAGGCTCACAGAGCAATTCTTTGTACTGCAGCACCAACATTTGCTAAGCTTTTCTCTTTGAATGAGGAAAAACTCTTCAAAGGGCTCAGCACTAGAGAAAAACTTGTGCTTCAGGATGCTCTTGTGTTTGGAGAGCGAGGGAGTCTACCCAGGGGTTTTGTGGCACTTGATTCTTACAATGATATCTGGGACAATGAGGAACAGAGCTCCATGGTTCAAGTTACAGTTGAAAACTCTCTTACATACAGAAATTTCATGTACATTCTTGAATTTTTGTACAGTGGAAATATTCCTCTTGATGCATGCACTGAGGAACTCAAAGATGCTGCAAGAAATCTTCAACTCTGTAACCTTGTAAGTTACATTGCCAATGTAATGAACAATATGGAGTACATGAACACTGAAATTCACTCGAAAATGGTGCGAGAGATGTCTTCCAGTGCTAAAAAGCTGGTGAACTCTGAAATGTTCTCTGATATTGTGTTCCGCATTGAAGGCAGGATTGTTATGGCTCACAAGGCATTTCTGGTTGCACAGTGTGAGATGATGGCAGCAATGTTTATGACTGGACACTTCAAAGAAAGTGGGGTACAAGTG GTGGAATTTAAGGACACAAACTTTGAAGCATTTTTAAGTGTCCTGGAATATCTCTACACTGGGCAGTGCCTATCTCTATCAGTGGACGATATCGTTAGTGTGTTGGCTCTGGCAAATTTCTTTTGTCTGCCCAGACTTGTGGCTCTTTGTGAGCAACACATTGTCAAAGAACTGCAGGTTGCCATAGCAACAAATGAAATGGCTGTCGCTGAGGACATTGTTG GTTATCTTCTTGAGGCTCAAATTCACAATGCTTCACAACTAGAAGCCTGGTGTATTTACTACATTGCCACACACTACAATGCAGTCTGCCGCCATTGCCCTAAGCATGTGAAGAACCTCGACTCATCGACACTCAAGGGCATAGAAAAGAAACGGTGGCCACCAGCCTGGTACATTCTAGAGGCTGATTGGTATGAAAAAGCAACAAAGGAGCTTGAAACTGAGAAGGCAGCAGAGAAGCTACGGAAATCGCACAAACACATTAGGCATAAGAGAAAGTGTAGCTGCTTGTGA